The proteins below are encoded in one region of Gammaproteobacteria bacterium:
- a CDS encoding DUF1232 domain-containing protein, with protein sequence MNSSFNENSFWKKLAAVAKSLGREIIEKILWLYYAAQRPDVPIWAKTTIYSALAYFVLPLDLIPDFLPGGYVDDMSVLAAAVTSVASYINDEVKRQTAVKMRDWFGD encoded by the coding sequence ATGAACAGTTCTTTCAACGAAAACAGTTTTTGGAAAAAACTTGCCGCCGTTGCTAAATCCTTAGGGCGGGAAATCATCGAAAAGATACTTTGGCTATACTATGCTGCTCAGCGACCAGATGTACCAATATGGGCAAAAACCACCATTTATTCGGCGTTAGCCTACTTTGTCCTACCGTTGGATCTCATTCCAGACTTTCTACCTGGGGGTTATGTTGACGACATGAGTGTTCTAGCCGCTGCAGTCACCTCAGTGGCAAGCTACATTAACGACGAAGTTAAACGGCAGACGGCGGTCAAAATGCGGGACTGGTTTGGTGATTAA